In Atopobium sp. oral taxon 416, the genomic stretch CGCCGAGATCGCCTGCTCGACCACCTCGGTCGACATCGACGCCACAATCAGGTGCCTCAACGCGTTGGGGGCAGCGATCACCCCAACTGAAGGCGGCTACCATGTGGCGCCGATTCCGGCAGTTGAAGAGAGAACCTCCCCGCGCGGGAATATCGGCCGAACGCTCGAGTGCGAAGAGTCCGGCTCGACCCTGCGCTTCCTGCTTCCGGTGGTGGCAGCACTCGGCTGCGGAGCCCATTTCACGGGGCACGGCAGACTCGCCAAGCGTCCACTCTCCCCTCTCTATGAACTGCTGCAACAGGGTGGTTGCTCACTTTCTCCCCAAGGCACGTTTCCACTCGACCTATCCGGGAAGCTCCAGTCACACGAGTTCATCCTGTCGGGGAATGTCTCCTCACAGTTCGTCACAGGACTCCTGATGGCAGCGTCTGTAATGGACGGTCCGGTTAAGATTGTGGTCGCGGAGCCCATCCAATCACGCCCCTATATCGATATCACCCTCAAAGCCATGGCCGACTTCGGGATAAAGATCATGAGCACCCCGGTTCTCCACGGTGACAAGGCGTGCGTTGAGTACACCGTCACGCCGACACACACCCCGCTGACCTCCCCTGGCCTGCTCACCGTCGAAGGCGACTGGTCCAATGCCGCCTTCTGGCTCTCCGCCGGCGCAATCGGCACCGACTCGGTCTGTGTCACCAACATGAATCTCTCCTCGGTCCAAGGAGACCGCTACTGTTTGGCCGCGCTTGCACTGTTTGGCGCCCGCATCAACCGGGCACCGGGGCAAGTCAGCGTCTCACACGGCACCTTGAGCCCTGTCAAAATCGATGTCCACGATATCCCCGACCTTGTCCCGGTTCTCGCAGTCGTCGCCGCCTATGCCCAGGGTGAGACCCGCTTCACCCATGCGGAACGCCTGCGGCTGAAAGAATCCGACCGCCTCGAGAGCACCGCAGACCTGATCCGCGCGATGGGCGGCGAGGTCGCCACGACTGACTCCGCACTCACGATTGTAGGACACGGCGGACTTCACGGGGGCGGCCCGGTCGACGCCGCAAACGACCACCGCATCGCGATGGCAGCTGCAATCGCCGCAACCTGTGCTGAGGAGCCCACGAAGATCCTCGGTGCCGAGTGCGTATCAAAGTCGTACCCCAGCTTCTTTGAGGACTTCCAAGCGCTCGGTGGCCTTGTCAAAAAGGAAGTGTGATCTATGCCCTCTCATATGGGTACTACACTCACAGTCTCGGTCTTCGGACAGTCACATTCGCCCGCGATCGGCTGTGTGGTCGAGGGGCTTCCCTCGGGAATTTCGATCGATATGGATAAACTGCAGGCCTTCATGGCTCGCCGGGCTCCCGGACAGGGAACCTTCACGACGCCGCGCAAAGAGAAGGACATCCCCGAGATTGTCTCAGGGTTGAACCAGCACGGCACAACCTGTGGGGCACCGCTCGCGGCGATCATCAGAAACACCAACACCCGTTCGGTTGACTACAAGAACATCGCCTCGGTCCCCCGCCCCGGCCATGCGGATTTCCCCGCCTGGGTCAAGTGGGGTAAGGATCACGATATCGCGGGCGGCGGCCACTTCTCCGGCCGGCTG encodes the following:
- the aroA gene encoding 3-phosphoshikimate 1-carboxyvinyltransferase, which codes for MNVTISPHALSGTIPSIASKSVAHRILILAALCPTDAEIACSTTSVDIDATIRCLNALGAAITPTEGGYHVAPIPAVEERTSPRGNIGRTLECEESGSTLRFLLPVVAALGCGAHFTGHGRLAKRPLSPLYELLQQGGCSLSPQGTFPLDLSGKLQSHEFILSGNVSSQFVTGLLMAASVMDGPVKIVVAEPIQSRPYIDITLKAMADFGIKIMSTPVLHGDKACVEYTVTPTHTPLTSPGLLTVEGDWSNAAFWLSAGAIGTDSVCVTNMNLSSVQGDRYCLAALALFGARINRAPGQVSVSHGTLSPVKIDVHDIPDLVPVLAVVAAYAQGETRFTHAERLRLKESDRLESTADLIRAMGGEVATTDSALTIVGHGGLHGGGPVDAANDHRIAMAAAIAATCAEEPTKILGAECVSKSYPSFFEDFQALGGLVKKEV